In a genomic window of Neoarius graeffei isolate fNeoGra1 chromosome 13, fNeoGra1.pri, whole genome shotgun sequence:
- the LOC132895951 gene encoding structural maintenance of chromosomes protein 1A-like encodes MGYLKLIEIENFKSYKGRQTVRPLRKFTAITGLNGSGKSNLMDAISFVLAEKTSNLRVKTLKDLIHGAPVGKTAANRACVSMVYCEDNGDERTFTRVIIGASSEYQIDNKVVGLSEYSEELEKLGILIKARNFLIFQNCNSSMCSH; translated from the exons ATGGGCTACCTGAAACTAATTGAGATTGAAAACTTCAAATCTTATAAAGGTCGACAAACAGTCAGACCTTTACGCAAATTCACGGCTATAACTGGACTGAACGGCTCGG GAAAATCCAACCTGATGGATGCCATTAGTTTTGTCCTGGCTGAAAAGACCAGTAATCTCCGAGTTAAAACACTGAAAGACTTGATTCATGGTGCGCCGGTGGGAAAGACTGCAGCGAACCGTGCATGCGTCAGTATGGTGTACTGTGAGGATAATGGTGATGAGCGAACATTCACACGAGTTATCATCG GTGCCTCTTCCGAATACCAGATTGACAACAAGGTGGTTGGACTCTCAGAGTACAGCGAGGAACTGGAGAAACTGGGTATCCTCATCAAGGCCAGGAACTTCCTCATATTTCAG AATTGTAACTCCAGCATGTGCTCACACTAA